DNA from Pseudomonas mendocina:
GGCTGTTCGCGGACGGTGTTGCCGTCGCGCAGATTGGCCAGCACACCTTCGATATCTGCAGGCAATACGTCGATGAAGTGATCACCGTCAGCACCGACGAAATCTGCGCGGCGATCAAGGATATCTACGATGACACCCGCTCGATCACCGAGCCGGCCGGCGCTCTGGCCGTGGCCGGGATCAAGAAATACGTCGAGCGCGAAGGCATCAGCGAGCAGGTGCTGGTGGGCATCGACTCCGGCGCCAACGTCAACTTCGACCGTCTGCGCCATGTTGCCGAGCGTGCCGAACTGGGTGAGCGCCGCGAAGCGATCATCGCCGTGACCATCCCTGAGCAGCCGGGCAGCTTCAAGGCCTTCTGCGAGGCCCTCGGCAAGCGCCAGATCACCGAGTTCAACTACCGCTACAACACCGGCCGCGAGGCGCATATCTTCGTCGGCGTGCAGACTCACCCGGACAACGATCCGCGTGCGGCGCTGGTCGAGAGCCTGCGTGCGCAGGGCTTCCCGGTGCTCGACCTGACCGACAACGAGCTGGCCAAGTTGCATATCCGTCATATGGTCGGTGGCCATGCTGCCGGTGTCAGCGACGAGATGGTGTTCCGCTTCGAGTTCCCCGAGCGGCCGGGCGCACTGTTCAATTTCCTGCAGAAGCTCGGTGGGCGCTGGAATATCAGCATGTTCCACTACCGCAACCACGGTGCGGCGGACGGCCGCGTGGTCGCAGGTCTGCAGGTGCCGGACGCTGATCGCCACCTGGTTGCCGAGGCACTGGACGCCATCGGTTATCCCTACTGGGACGAAAGCGACAACCCTGCATACAGCCTGTTTCTTGGCTGATTGAGCTTTGCATGGCCTCGGCAACTGCCGAGGCCATGTCGCAATGCACGCATAAAATAATGAGGAAACCGTGATGGAACACTACCTGCTGGTACGCATTCTCCACAGCGCGCCGGGCATCCTGCTGCTGCTCGGGCTGCTCGCTCATACCTTCATGCTGTGGAAGGCGCAGCGCGCTGGCGATGCCGCTGTGCTGGCGCGCAAGCTACGCGTGACGCTGCGCTATAGCCTGCCGGCATTCACCGTGCTGGCGCTGAGCCTGCCGCTGAGCGGCTTCTGGCTGGTAGGCACGGCCGGCTGGCCGCTGGGGCAAACCTGGCTGCTGTTGGGCAACATTCTTTATGGCGTGATGATGTTGATCGGCCTGCTGCTGGCCGGTCGTCTTTCTGCCTGGCGCGCCCTGGCGGACACGCCTGCCCCTGTGGCGCTCAAGCGCCTGTGTCTGATCTATGCCGGGCTGATTCTGCTGCTGCTGATTGCCATCATGGCGCTGATGGGCGCCAAGCCGGCTTAAGCCGATCGGCGGGCTGCTCGCTTCGCTCGCGAGACCGCCCTACATATGCCGCGCGGCCGTAACGACCTCAGCGCAGCGAGATGACCGGCCAGCCGCGCTCGATGGCGGTGGCGCGCAGTGCATCGTCCGGGTCTACCGCCACCGGATTGGCCACGGCTTCGAGCAGCGGCAGGTCATTGCGCGAGTCGCTGTAGAAGTAGGCGCCGTCCAGGCTGTAGTCGGTTTGTGCCAGCCACTCGTTCAGACGAGTGATCTTGCCGGCCTGATAGCACGGTGTTCCGCTGATTACCCCGGTGTAGCGGCCATCGCTCATACCGCATTCCGTGGCGATCAGGGTTTCCACGCCCAGGCGCTTGGCGATGGGGCCGGTAACGAAGCGGTTGGTGGCGGTGATGATCACCAGCTTGTCGCCAGCAGCACGGTGCTCGGCGAGCAGCGCCTCGCCCTTGGCCAGGATGATCGGCTCGATCACTTCGGCCATGAATTCGCGATGCCATTGATCCAGTTGCGACATATCGCTACGGCCGAGAATCGCCTGGCTGAAATTCTGGTAGGCCACCACATCCAGCTTGCCGGCGCAGTAATCGGCATAGAAAGCGTCGTTGCGCGCCAGATATTCGGCCGCGTCGACCAGGCCACGCTGGCAGACGAATTCGCCCCAGCTGTGATCGCTGTCGCCGGCGAGCAGGGTGTTGTCGAGGTCGAATAAGGCCAAGCGCACGGTTCTGTACCTGTTCAGCTGATGGTGGGAAGCGCGCCAGAATAGCGGCTTTGGCCGGGCTTTCCCACTGCGTCGAAACCCGCATTGCTGCTGTCATCGGCTTTGTGGAACAATGCCGGAACTTGCGTCTACGAGGTTGTGTGCCGTGATCGATTCTGATGGTTTCCGCCCGAATGTCGGCATCATCCTGACCAATGATGTCGGTCAGGTGCTGTGGGCCAGGCGCATCAATCAGGATGCCTGGCAGTTTCCTCAAGGCGGGATCAATGATCACGAGTCGCCGGAGGAGGCGCTGTACCGCGAGCTCAATGAAGAGGTGGGGCTGGAAGAGAAGGATGTGAAGATCCTTGCCTGCACCCGCGGTTGGTTGCGTTATCGTCTGCCTCAGCGTCTGGTGCGTACCCACAGCCAGCCACTGTGCATCGGGCAGAAACAGAAGTGGTTCCTGCTGCGCCTGACCGGCTCCGAAGACCGGGTGCGCATGGATCTCACCGGAAAACCTGAGTTCGATGGCTGGCGTTGGGTCAGTTACTGGTACCCGCTGGGCCAGGTGGTCACATTCAAGCGCGAAGTCTATCGCCGCGCCCTCAAGGAACTCGCCCCGCGTCTGTTAGCACGCGACTGATTACGGATCCCACTCGAGCATGCTCAATACGCTGCGCAAGATCGTCCAGGAAGTGAACGCCGCCAAGGATCTCAAGGCGGCGTTGACGATCATCGTGCAGCGGGTGAAGGAAGCCATGGGCAGTCAGGTCTGCTCGGTCTACCTGCTCGATCCGGAAACCAACCGTTTCGTCCTGATGGCCACCGACGGCCTCAACAAACGCTCCATCGGCAAGGTCAGCATGGCCCCGAGCGAAGGCCTGGTCGGCCTGGTCGGTAGCCGTGAGGAGCCGCTCAACCTCGAAGACGCTGCCAGTCACCCGCGGTATCGCTACTTTGCCGAGACCGGTGAGGAGCGTTACGCCTCTTTCCTCGGTGCGCCGATCATCCACCACCGTCGGGTGATGGGCGTACTGGTGGTGCAGCAGAAGGAGCGCCGCCAGTTCGACGAGGGCGAAGAGGCCTTCCTGGTCACCATGAGCGCGCAGCTCGCCGGCGTTATCGCCCACGCCGAGGCCACTGGCACCATTCGTGGTCTGGGGCGCCAGGGCAAGGGTGTGCAGGAGGCCAAGTTCGTCGGCGTGCCGGGTGCACCCGGTGCTGCCGTGGGCACCGCCGTGGTGGTACTGCCACCGGCCGACCTCAACGTGGTGCCGGATCGCGGCATCGATGACATCGAGGCCGAGCTGGCACTGTTCGACAAGGCGCTCGGTTGGGTGCGCGAGGACATGCAGGAGCTGTCCGAGAAACTCGCCACGCAACTGCGCAAGGAAGAACTGGCGCTGTTCGACGTCTACCTGATGATGCTCGACGATGCCGCCTTGGGTAACGAGGTGCGCAAGATCATCCGCACCGGCCAGTGGGCCCAGGGGGCGCTGCGCCAGGTGGTGCTCGACCATGTCGGGCGATTCGAGCTGATGGATGATGCCTATCTGCGCGAGCGCGCCTCCGACGTGCGCGACCTCGGCCGCCGCCTGCTCGCCTACCTGCAGGAAGAGCGCAAGACCTCCCTGGTCTACCCGGACAACACCATCCTGGTCAGCGAGGAATTGTCGCCCGCGATGCTCGGCGAGGTGCCCGAAGGCAAGCTCGCAGGCCTGATCTCGGTCACGGGGTCAGGCAACTCCCATGTAGCGATCTTCGCCCGTGCCATGGGCATTCCCACGGTGATGGGTGTAGTCGACCTGCCGTACTCGAAGATCGACGGCATCAAGCTGATCGTCGATGGCTATCACGGTGAAGTCTTCACCAACCCCAGCGATCTGCTGAGCAAGCAGTACGCCGATGTGGTCGAGGAGGAGCGCCAGCTCACCGAAGGCCTTGATGCCCTGCGTGAGCTACCCTGCGAGACGCTCGATGGTCATCGCATGCCGTTGTGGGTCAATACCGGCCTGCTCGCCGACGTGGCTCGTGCCCAGCAGCGCGGTGCCGAGGGTGTCGGCCTGTATCGCACCGAAGTGCCGTTCATGATCAATGAGCGCTTCCCCAGCGAGAAGGAACAGCTGGCCACCTATCGCGAGCAGTTGCAGGCGTTCCACCCGCTGCCGGTGACCATGCGCACGCTGGATATCGGTGGGGACAAGGCGCTGTCCTATTTCCCGATCAAGGAGGAAAATCCTTTCCTCGGCTGGCGTGGCATTCGCGTCACGCTCGACCACCCGGAAATCTTCCTGGTGCAGGTGCGGGCGATGCTCAAGGCCAGCGAAGGGCTGAACAATCTGCGCATCCTGATGCCGATGATTTCCGGCATCCAGGAGCTGGAGGAGGCGCTGCATCTGATTCACCGCGCCTGGGGCGAAGTGCGAGACGAAGGCACCGACGTGCCCTTGCCGCCGATCGGCGTGATGATCGAGATTCCCGCTGCGGTCTACCAGACCCGCGAGCTGGCGCGTCAGGTCGACTTTCTCTCGGTCGGCTCCAACGACCTGACGCAATACCT
Protein-coding regions in this window:
- the ilvA gene encoding threonine ammonia-lyase, biosynthetic — encoded protein: MLEQYVKKILTSRVYDVAVETPLQPARQLSERLGNQILLKREDLQPVYSFKIRGAYNKLAQLSAEDLARGVVTASAGNHAQGLALAAKHMGVKATIVMPRTTPELKVQGVRSRGGKVVLHGDAFPEALAHSLKLVEEKGYTYIHPYDDPLVIAGQGTVAMEILRQHQGRLDAVFVPVGGGGLIAGIAAYIKYLRPEVKVIGVEPDDSNCLQAAMAAGERVVLPTVGLFADGVAVAQIGQHTFDICRQYVDEVITVSTDEICAAIKDIYDDTRSITEPAGALAVAGIKKYVEREGISEQVLVGIDSGANVNFDRLRHVAERAELGERREAIIAVTIPEQPGSFKAFCEALGKRQITEFNYRYNTGREAHIFVGVQTHPDNDPRAALVESLRAQGFPVLDLTDNELAKLHIRHMVGGHAAGVSDEMVFRFEFPERPGALFNFLQKLGGRWNISMFHYRNHGAADGRVVAGLQVPDADRHLVAEALDAIGYPYWDESDNPAYSLFLG
- a CDS encoding DUF2269 family protein is translated as MEHYLLVRILHSAPGILLLLGLLAHTFMLWKAQRAGDAAVLARKLRVTLRYSLPAFTVLALSLPLSGFWLVGTAGWPLGQTWLLLGNILYGVMMLIGLLLAGRLSAWRALADTPAPVALKRLCLIYAGLILLLLIAIMALMGAKPA
- a CDS encoding HAD family phosphatase, producing MRLALFDLDNTLLAGDSDHSWGEFVCQRGLVDAAEYLARNDAFYADYCAGKLDVVAYQNFSQAILGRSDMSQLDQWHREFMAEVIEPIILAKGEALLAEHRAAGDKLVIITATNRFVTGPIAKRLGVETLIATECGMSDGRYTGVISGTPCYQAGKITRLNEWLAQTDYSLDGAYFYSDSRNDLPLLEAVANPVAVDPDDALRATAIERGWPVISLR
- a CDS encoding RNA pyrophosphohydrolase, encoding MIDSDGFRPNVGIILTNDVGQVLWARRINQDAWQFPQGGINDHESPEEALYRELNEEVGLEEKDVKILACTRGWLRYRLPQRLVRTHSQPLCIGQKQKWFLLRLTGSEDRVRMDLTGKPEFDGWRWVSYWYPLGQVVTFKREVYRRALKELAPRLLARD
- the ptsP gene encoding phosphoenolpyruvate--protein phosphotransferase gives rise to the protein MLNTLRKIVQEVNAAKDLKAALTIIVQRVKEAMGSQVCSVYLLDPETNRFVLMATDGLNKRSIGKVSMAPSEGLVGLVGSREEPLNLEDAASHPRYRYFAETGEERYASFLGAPIIHHRRVMGVLVVQQKERRQFDEGEEAFLVTMSAQLAGVIAHAEATGTIRGLGRQGKGVQEAKFVGVPGAPGAAVGTAVVVLPPADLNVVPDRGIDDIEAELALFDKALGWVREDMQELSEKLATQLRKEELALFDVYLMMLDDAALGNEVRKIIRTGQWAQGALRQVVLDHVGRFELMDDAYLRERASDVRDLGRRLLAYLQEERKTSLVYPDNTILVSEELSPAMLGEVPEGKLAGLISVTGSGNSHVAIFARAMGIPTVMGVVDLPYSKIDGIKLIVDGYHGEVFTNPSDLLSKQYADVVEEERQLTEGLDALRELPCETLDGHRMPLWVNTGLLADVARAQQRGAEGVGLYRTEVPFMINERFPSEKEQLATYREQLQAFHPLPVTMRTLDIGGDKALSYFPIKEENPFLGWRGIRVTLDHPEIFLVQVRAMLKASEGLNNLRILMPMISGIQELEEALHLIHRAWGEVRDEGTDVPLPPIGVMIEIPAAVYQTRELARQVDFLSVGSNDLTQYLLAVDRNNPRVADLYDFLHPAVLQALQKVVNDSHAEGKPVSICGEMAGDPAAAVLLLAMGFDSLSMNATNLPKVKWLLRQITQSKASDLLGQVMTMDNPHLIYSTLHLALRNLGLGRVINPASNIQA